A section of the Elizabethkingia anophelis R26 genome encodes:
- a CDS encoding gliding motility lipoprotein GldH yields MQGYKFLVIIAFLGVLTGCVSPNEQVRTISLDGKWVSKYPARFEFDILDAQNPKNIIFVIRNNNEYPYMNLRLEASVSKINEKGKAIEILNYMLAEPNGLWTGTGFGATKETLGRYKMNYRFPGNGKYKIELKHLMYKSPLTGLEDIGIKIETVKP; encoded by the coding sequence ATGCAGGGGTATAAATTTCTTGTAATTATTGCTTTTTTAGGAGTACTAACGGGTTGTGTATCTCCTAATGAACAAGTGAGAACAATCTCTCTTGATGGTAAGTGGGTGTCTAAATATCCGGCTCGTTTCGAGTTTGATATTCTGGATGCGCAGAATCCAAAAAATATTATATTTGTTATCCGGAATAATAATGAATATCCTTATATGAATTTGCGTCTAGAGGCTTCTGTATCAAAGATTAATGAAAAAGGAAAAGCAATTGAAATTCTGAATTATATGCTTGCAGAACCGAATGGTCTATGGACAGGTACAGGTTTTGGCGCAACAAAAGAGACCTTGGGTCGTTATAAGATGAATTACAGATTTCCGGGTAATGGAAAATATAAAATAGAGTTAAAGCACCTGATGTATAAAAGTCCGTTAACGGGACTGGAAGACATAGGAATAAAAATAGAAACGGTTAAGCCATAA
- a CDS encoding PSP1 domain-containing protein, translating to MSCGCKTSGDSSHSCGPKISSNGCENVDTCGNSYKLSVFDWLSNVAQPTSNQCHYVEVRFKNDRKAFYHNVNKLPLHIGSVVTVESSPGHDIGVVSLTGELVKIQMKKKKTSEDQALKVYRVASAKDVEIWQEARKKEDAIKLEARKIARNLNLEMKITDIEYQGDGAKITFYYTAEGRVDFRQLIKEYAVAFRTKIDMKQIGYRQEAAKVGGIGSCGRELCCSTWLTDFRSVNTQAARYQQLSINPQKLAGQCGKLKCCLNYELDSYVDSLSDFPSSSTVLDTEKGRAFCIKIDVFKRKMWFAYVENSMSWYDLDIQIVKKFIGMNKRGEKIPPLEDYKSDDKPLQTVDLIQENNVDRFERKNKNNRNRQKGQKPNNNNKQENKPAQSKSENEQPSRPRQKQETENANKVAPQGDKKTNKPNNKGKGNFHKNKKRPPRPDAGV from the coding sequence ATGAGTTGTGGATGTAAGACATCCGGCGATTCTTCCCATTCGTGTGGGCCGAAAATCTCCTCGAATGGCTGTGAAAATGTAGATACCTGCGGGAATAGTTATAAATTAAGCGTTTTTGACTGGTTATCCAATGTAGCTCAGCCTACATCGAATCAATGTCATTATGTAGAAGTAAGGTTTAAGAATGACCGTAAAGCCTTTTATCATAATGTAAATAAGCTGCCTCTTCATATAGGTAGTGTTGTCACAGTAGAATCAAGTCCCGGACATGATATAGGTGTAGTGAGCCTCACCGGAGAGCTGGTGAAAATTCAGATGAAAAAGAAAAAGACCTCGGAAGATCAGGCTTTAAAAGTATACCGTGTTGCTTCTGCTAAAGATGTTGAAATCTGGCAAGAGGCTCGCAAAAAAGAAGATGCTATTAAGCTGGAGGCAAGAAAAATTGCACGAAATCTCAATCTTGAAATGAAGATTACTGATATCGAATATCAGGGAGATGGAGCAAAAATAACATTCTATTATACTGCGGAAGGAAGAGTAGACTTTAGACAGCTTATCAAAGAATATGCTGTTGCTTTCCGCACAAAAATTGATATGAAGCAGATAGGCTATCGCCAGGAAGCTGCTAAAGTTGGAGGCATAGGTTCTTGTGGACGTGAACTGTGCTGCTCTACATGGTTAACTGATTTCCGTTCAGTAAATACACAAGCTGCCCGATATCAGCAGCTAAGTATTAACCCTCAGAAATTGGCAGGTCAATGTGGTAAGCTGAAGTGTTGCCTGAATTATGAACTGGACAGTTATGTAGACTCCCTTAGTGATTTCCCATCTTCGTCGACTGTTTTAGATACTGAGAAAGGAAGAGCTTTTTGTATAAAAATTGATGTTTTCAAAAGGAAAATGTGGTTTGCTTACGTAGAAAATTCTATGAGCTGGTACGATCTGGATATTCAGATTGTGAAGAAATTCATCGGAATGAATAAAAGAGGTGAGAAGATTCCTCCTTTAGAAGATTATAAATCGGATGATAAGCCTTTGCAGACTGTAGATCTTATTCAGGAGAATAATGTGGATCGTTTTGAAAGGAAGAATAAAAACAACCGCAACAGACAAAAAGGTCAAAAGCCTAATAACAACAATAAGCAGGAAAATAAGCCAGCTCAATCAAAGTCTGAAAATGAACAGCCTTCCAGACCAAGACAGAAACAAGAAACTGAAAATGCAAATAAGGTAGCTCCACAAGGGGATAAAAAAACTAATAAACCGAATAATAAAGGGAAAGGAAATTTTCATAAAAATAAAAAGAGACCACCAAGACCTGATGCAGGGGTATAA
- a CDS encoding OmpP1/FadL family transporter, with protein MKKVFLSVALAASMATYAGGFRLSLQGVKQLAMAHTSAHTEDASVAFFNPAGISFIPSKLSVAAGGFGVKTSMTFQNPSTLQSYKTDNPISTPIYAAVTYKVLENVSVGFSFTTPYGSHLVWDKNWEGREVVQELNLRSFFFQPMISVKLAPWMSVGVSYIHATGKLDWTKSATLVNGEANLKDEKAKGDGFGLGFYFRPDEKLDISVAYRSAVDMKASNGTVQLSNVSPALYPALGLSSSGSDSFKAMLPLVDEYTIGLTYKVTPRWSVSGDFNYYGWDRYSKLNINFANAKLGNDPSDMRVYSAPKNFKNTKSYRVGTQYWFTDMIAGRLGYYYDESPYNDNQFSPETPSMNNNVLTGGIGLKFGKLGVDLAASYNFYKSRTVSNDFYNMNGQIKGSAFIFGLGLSYNAF; from the coding sequence ATGAAAAAAGTTTTTTTATCTGTAGCACTAGCAGCAAGTATGGCAACATATGCAGGTGGTTTCAGGCTATCCTTACAAGGGGTTAAGCAACTTGCAATGGCTCATACCAGTGCTCACACAGAAGATGCCAGTGTAGCATTCTTCAACCCGGCAGGTATTTCATTTATCCCTTCTAAGCTTAGCGTCGCAGCTGGAGGCTTTGGGGTAAAAACATCAATGACATTTCAGAATCCTTCAACATTACAATCTTACAAAACCGACAATCCTATAAGTACTCCGATCTATGCGGCTGTAACCTATAAAGTTCTAGAAAATGTTTCTGTTGGTTTTAGTTTCACAACACCATACGGTAGCCACTTGGTATGGGATAAAAATTGGGAAGGCAGAGAAGTTGTCCAGGAACTGAATCTAAGATCTTTCTTCTTCCAGCCTATGATTTCTGTAAAACTAGCACCATGGATGTCCGTGGGGGTTAGCTATATCCATGCAACAGGTAAACTGGACTGGACAAAATCGGCTACACTTGTTAATGGAGAGGCTAATCTGAAAGATGAAAAAGCAAAAGGAGATGGATTCGGATTAGGATTCTACTTCCGTCCGGATGAAAAATTAGACATCTCTGTTGCATACCGTTCCGCTGTAGATATGAAAGCATCTAATGGTACTGTACAACTTAGTAATGTTTCACCAGCCTTATATCCTGCATTAGGATTAAGCAGCTCCGGATCAGATTCATTTAAAGCAATGTTACCGTTGGTTGACGAATATACTATTGGTCTAACTTATAAGGTAACTCCAAGATGGTCGGTTTCAGGTGATTTCAATTATTATGGATGGGATCGTTACAGCAAGCTGAACATTAATTTTGCTAACGCTAAATTAGGAAATGATCCAAGCGATATGAGAGTTTATTCAGCTCCTAAAAACTTCAAAAACACAAAATCTTATAGAGTCGGAACACAATACTGGTTTACTGATATGATTGCCGGAAGACTTGGGTATTATTATGATGAGTCTCCTTACAACGATAACCAATTTAGCCCGGAAACCCCTTCTATGAACAACAATGTACTAACAGGAGGTATCGGTCTTAAGTTTGGAAAACTTGGGGTAGATTTAGCAGCCAGCTACAATTTCTACAAGAGCAGAACTGTTAGCAATGACTTCTACAACATGAACGGACAGATAAAAGGAAGTGCTTTTATCTTCGGACTTGGTCTTTCATATAATGCATTTTAA
- a CDS encoding hydrolase GDSL, whose product MKKYILTSLSVASFLALSSCKTDFDQNVSSIKPTNGDADFSNYVSLGNSLTSGYRDNALYLDGQKESYPSIIAAQMKLAGGGEFKQPLMPNNTGGFIGIPGFSGKLELKVVDGALTPVPSAPGAALDNVAAGRPYNNMGVPGAKVAHLLAPGYGNPGGLTAKTANPYFVRFASSATTSVIADFISQKPTFFSLWIGNNDALLYALAGADDTKESLTPPDMFKTYYNTLVAQIASTKAKGVIANIPDVTTIPSLTTVPYNPLTAASLGKGDVTVGNATIDQLNTSLYGPLNQILTAFGAGDRIKPLSKTTANPLLIQDESLTNLGPQITAAALASGNATLVALAPYLGATYGQARQAAPGDLVPLTTRSAIGAQVTLPPGIPAALGANGVAYPFADNYVLTVKEVTAINAAIASYNTTIQAAATANGYAFVDANAKMKELSSQSGIQYNGVKYTATFVTGGAFSLDGVHLTGRGYAVIANEFIKAINKTYKSTLTQVNPNDYSGVKFP is encoded by the coding sequence ATGAAAAAATATATTTTAACTTCATTATCTGTTGCTTCATTTCTTGCTTTATCGAGCTGTAAAACAGACTTCGATCAAAATGTATCAAGCATAAAGCCTACCAATGGTGATGCTGATTTTAGCAACTATGTATCCTTAGGAAACTCACTAACTTCCGGATATAGAGATAATGCCCTTTACCTTGATGGACAAAAGGAGTCCTACCCTTCCATAATCGCAGCTCAGATGAAGCTTGCAGGTGGAGGCGAATTCAAACAACCATTAATGCCGAATAATACTGGGGGCTTTATTGGTATCCCTGGTTTTTCAGGAAAATTAGAATTAAAAGTTGTTGACGGTGCTTTAACTCCTGTACCTTCAGCTCCAGGAGCAGCATTAGATAATGTAGCAGCCGGAAGACCTTATAATAATATGGGTGTACCAGGAGCAAAAGTTGCACATTTACTTGCTCCGGGATATGGTAATCCAGGTGGTCTTACTGCTAAAACTGCAAATCCATATTTTGTAAGATTTGCATCTAGTGCTACAACTTCTGTTATTGCAGACTTTATTTCTCAGAAGCCTACATTCTTTTCATTATGGATCGGAAATAACGATGCTTTACTATACGCTCTGGCAGGTGCTGATGATACAAAAGAGTCGTTAACGCCTCCTGATATGTTTAAAACTTACTACAATACTCTTGTTGCTCAGATTGCCAGCACAAAAGCAAAAGGTGTTATTGCAAATATTCCGGATGTTACAACAATTCCTTCATTAACAACAGTACCTTACAACCCGCTTACGGCGGCATCATTGGGTAAAGGAGATGTTACTGTTGGTAATGCAACTATTGACCAGTTAAACACTAGTCTTTACGGTCCTCTAAATCAGATATTAACAGCTTTTGGGGCGGGAGACAGAATTAAGCCTCTTTCCAAAACTACAGCAAACCCTTTATTAATTCAGGATGAAAGTTTAACTAATTTAGGTCCACAGATTACTGCAGCAGCTCTTGCTAGTGGAAATGCTACACTAGTGGCTTTAGCTCCTTATTTAGGCGCAACATACGGGCAGGCTAGACAGGCAGCTCCGGGAGATTTGGTCCCATTAACTACAAGAAGTGCTATCGGAGCGCAGGTTACATTACCTCCTGGAATTCCTGCAGCATTAGGAGCTAATGGTGTTGCTTATCCTTTCGCTGACAATTATGTATTAACTGTTAAAGAAGTTACAGCTATAAATGCAGCAATTGCAAGCTATAATACAACTATTCAGGCAGCCGCTACTGCCAATGGCTATGCTTTCGTAGATGCTAACGCAAAAATGAAAGAGTTAAGTTCTCAGTCAGGAATTCAGTACAACGGTGTAAAATATACTGCAACATTTGTTACAGGTGGAGCCTTCTCTCTTGATGGCGTACACTTAACAGGACGTGGATATGCAGTTATTGCAAATGAGTTTATTAAGGCAATTAATAAAACTTACAAATCCACTTTAACACAGGTGAATCCGAATGATTACTCTGGCGTTAAATTCCCGTAA
- a CDS encoding ribose-phosphate pyrophosphokinase: protein MIESQPTYLFSTRTSKELAEKIATHYGQNLGAINILNFSDGEFEPILEQSVRGGRVFLIGSTFPPADNLLELLLMIDAAKRASAKNITVVIPYYGLARQDRKDKPRAPIGAKLVANLLTAAGATRIMTMDLHADQIQGFFEIPVDHLYASTIFIDYIQSLDLENLTIASPDMGGAKRAKNYAGHLGAEVVIAYKERKKANVVEEMFLIGDVKDRNVVLIDDMIDTAGTLCKAADILMEKGAKTVRAMATHGVLSGKAYENIEKSQLLEVIVTDTIPVNTELSSKIKVLSCAPLFADVMRSVHEHQSISDKFII from the coding sequence ATGATTGAGAGTCAACCAACCTACCTTTTCTCTACAAGAACTAGTAAAGAACTGGCAGAGAAAATTGCTACCCACTATGGCCAGAATCTTGGAGCCATTAATATCTTAAATTTTAGCGATGGCGAGTTTGAGCCTATATTAGAACAGTCTGTAAGAGGCGGAAGGGTATTCTTAATTGGATCAACATTTCCTCCGGCAGACAATTTATTAGAGCTTCTTCTAATGATTGATGCTGCAAAGAGAGCCTCTGCAAAAAACATTACAGTTGTTATCCCTTACTATGGATTGGCAAGACAAGACAGAAAAGATAAGCCAAGAGCTCCGATAGGTGCTAAATTAGTGGCTAATCTTTTAACAGCTGCTGGCGCTACAAGAATTATGACAATGGATTTACATGCAGATCAGATTCAGGGATTCTTCGAAATTCCGGTAGATCACCTGTATGCTTCTACAATTTTCATTGACTACATTCAGTCTTTAGATCTTGAAAACCTTACTATAGCCTCTCCGGATATGGGAGGAGCTAAAAGAGCTAAAAACTATGCTGGTCACCTAGGCGCAGAAGTAGTAATTGCCTATAAGGAAAGAAAAAAGGCAAATGTAGTAGAAGAAATGTTCCTTATTGGTGATGTAAAAGACAGAAATGTTGTTCTTATAGACGATATGATCGATACAGCAGGAACTCTTTGCAAGGCCGCCGACATCCTTATGGAAAAAGGCGCTAAAACAGTAAGAGCAATGGCTACACATGGCGTACTTTCCGGAAAAGCATATGAAAACATTGAAAAGTCTCAACTTTTAGAAGTAATCGTTACAGATACAATTCCTGTAAACACTGAATTATCCTCTAAAATTAAGGTATTATCTTGTGCTCCTTTGTTCGCAGATGTTATGAGAAGCGTTCATGAGCATCAATCTATTAGTGATAAATTTATTATTTAA
- a CDS encoding 50S ribosomal protein L25/general stress protein Ctc has translation MKSITIQGTKRESVGKKSTKALRDAELVPCVVYGGTEILNFSTEEKSFKALVYTPEAHTVSIEVDGQVIPAVLQDIQFHPITDKILHVDFYQLSEDKPVIMEVPVRITGRAKGVVRGGVLRQSFRKLKLRALPANLPDEVVVDVTKLNIGNKIYVGDIKTETYTFMHPDNAVIAAVKMSRNAMKAGAMADDDDDEETTEAAEA, from the coding sequence ATGAAATCTATTACAATTCAAGGTACAAAAAGAGAAAGCGTGGGCAAAAAGTCTACAAAAGCTTTACGTGATGCTGAATTAGTTCCTTGTGTTGTTTATGGAGGAACTGAAATTTTAAACTTCTCTACTGAAGAGAAAAGTTTTAAAGCTTTAGTTTATACTCCTGAAGCACACACGGTATCTATTGAGGTTGATGGTCAGGTAATTCCAGCTGTTCTTCAGGACATTCAGTTCCACCCAATTACTGACAAAATTTTACACGTTGACTTCTACCAGTTATCAGAAGATAAGCCTGTGATTATGGAAGTTCCTGTAAGAATTACAGGACGTGCAAAAGGTGTTGTTAGAGGTGGTGTTCTACGTCAGTCTTTCAGAAAACTGAAGTTAAGAGCTCTTCCAGCTAACTTACCAGATGAAGTTGTTGTTGATGTTACTAAACTAAACATTGGTAACAAAATCTATGTTGGAGACATCAAGACCGAAACTTACACATTCATGCACCCAGACAATGCAGTTATTGCAGCTGTTAAGATGTCTAGAAATGCTATGAAAGCTGGAGCAATGGCTGATGACGATGATGATGAAGAAACAACTGAAGCAGCAGAAGCATAA
- a CDS encoding TolC family protein produces the protein MKKICCLLLCVGFYFSVSAQKKWTLQECVEYAMKNNLKVIQNQYNKQIQDKNLSMAKNSSLPTLGGSISNNANFGQNVTNTGIINRTDNYNNSIGLGANILIYNNGRLEKQVRKANYDIEASIYDLETVKNDVSLQIAQQYLSVLLNKEIIKINESAVNNAQKAFDKAKMTTDVGTTPLTVQYEAEAALAREKQNLSNARIETERALFNLAQLLQLADYKTFDVEDHRIDTLSAPLTSDESVLSKAYETQPQIKAAESRIKSSETQTLITKAAYWPTITGNAGIGTNYYTSLNQNQYTAPALFKQYKDNFSQQLGLSANIPIFNQGNTKVQVEQAKINEEIAKNSLAQQKQAVKENVQKAAFDVNANYEKYLAAQEAEKSTGLALDFAQKSYDAGKTTIYDLNIARNNYANAQGSVAQAKYNYLFSQKLLNFYAGIPLSL, from the coding sequence ATGAAGAAAATCTGTTGTTTATTGTTATGCGTTGGATTTTATTTTTCAGTAAGTGCCCAAAAAAAATGGACATTGCAGGAATGCGTAGAATATGCAATGAAAAATAATCTGAAAGTCATACAGAATCAGTACAATAAACAGATTCAGGATAAAAATCTTTCAATGGCTAAAAATTCCTCTTTGCCTACGCTGGGAGGGTCTATATCCAATAATGCCAACTTTGGACAGAACGTAACAAATACAGGTATTATTAACCGCACAGATAACTATAATAACTCTATCGGATTAGGGGCTAATATCCTTATCTATAATAATGGCAGACTTGAAAAGCAAGTACGTAAAGCTAACTATGATATAGAAGCAAGTATCTATGATCTGGAAACGGTGAAAAATGATGTTTCGCTTCAGATTGCTCAGCAATATCTTTCAGTTTTATTGAATAAAGAAATTATAAAGATTAATGAGAGTGCTGTAAACAATGCTCAGAAGGCTTTTGACAAAGCCAAGATGACAACAGATGTAGGAACAACTCCATTAACCGTTCAGTACGAAGCTGAAGCTGCATTAGCAAGAGAAAAGCAAAATCTTAGCAACGCCCGTATCGAAACAGAGAGAGCTCTGTTTAATTTGGCGCAGTTACTACAATTAGCAGATTATAAAACTTTTGATGTAGAAGATCATAGAATAGATACTCTAAGTGCACCTTTAACATCTGACGAGAGTGTTTTGAGTAAAGCATACGAAACTCAACCACAGATTAAAGCTGCGGAATCAAGAATAAAATCATCTGAGACCCAGACTTTGATAACAAAAGCTGCTTATTGGCCTACAATAACAGGAAATGCGGGTATAGGAACTAACTATTATACATCACTAAATCAGAATCAGTATACAGCGCCGGCATTGTTTAAGCAGTATAAAGACAACTTTTCTCAACAGTTAGGCCTTTCTGCTAACATCCCGATTTTTAATCAGGGAAACACAAAAGTACAGGTAGAGCAGGCTAAAATTAATGAGGAAATTGCGAAAAACTCATTGGCTCAGCAGAAACAAGCCGTAAAAGAGAATGTGCAGAAAGCTGCATTTGATGTTAATGCTAATTATGAAAAGTATTTGGCAGCACAGGAAGCTGAAAAAAGTACAGGATTGGCTTTGGATTTTGCACAGAAAAGTTATGATGCAGGAAAAACTACAATTTATGACCTGAATATTGCCCGTAACAATTATGCAAATGCTCAGGGATCTGTAGCGCAGGCGAAGTACAATTACCTGTTTAGTCAGAAATTACTGAACTTCTATGCAGGTATACCATTGAGTTTATAA
- a CDS encoding SDR family oxidoreductase, with product MNGKNDNRQIILITGSNGFLGRRLIKEFSGLPYRVIATSLSDNKISDLPKNTIFRKLNIADKEEVNHIFDEYKPSFVINAGAVTNVEACEKDKDFAYAINVDAVLNIAEQAKKYESLVVQLSTDFVFDGQNGPYKESDKRCPVNEYGRTKALSEEKLEESGCDYAILRTILVYGNSDDPDRGNFVLWVKKMLSEGNEIKVVNNHWRMPTFINDLAEACRLVVEKKAKGIFNISGEEEYSIEEFARKIAQFYHLDESLITAISSEDIGQDKNRPVRTGFDLSHTKEQLGYRPKSLTEALVIMENEFAK from the coding sequence ATGAATGGTAAAAATGATAATCGTCAGATAATTCTTATTACAGGTAGTAATGGTTTTCTAGGAAGACGCCTGATAAAAGAATTTTCGGGGCTTCCTTATAGAGTTATAGCAACATCTCTTAGTGATAACAAAATTTCAGATTTACCAAAGAATACAATCTTCAGAAAACTTAACATCGCTGATAAAGAAGAGGTAAATCATATTTTTGATGAATATAAACCTTCTTTTGTAATCAATGCGGGAGCGGTAACAAATGTAGAGGCTTGTGAAAAAGATAAAGATTTTGCATATGCTATTAATGTTGATGCTGTATTGAATATTGCAGAACAGGCTAAAAAGTATGAAAGCCTTGTGGTACAACTATCAACAGATTTTGTTTTTGACGGACAAAACGGACCTTATAAGGAAAGCGATAAGAGATGTCCTGTCAATGAATATGGGAGAACCAAAGCTTTGTCTGAAGAAAAGTTGGAAGAGTCCGGATGTGATTATGCTATATTAAGAACTATTCTGGTTTATGGGAATTCGGATGATCCGGACAGAGGAAATTTTGTTTTGTGGGTGAAGAAAATGCTGTCAGAAGGAAATGAAATTAAAGTAGTTAACAACCATTGGAGGATGCCTACGTTTATTAATGATCTTGCAGAGGCCTGTCGCCTGGTAGTAGAAAAGAAAGCTAAAGGAATCTTTAATATTAGCGGGGAGGAGGAGTATAGTATAGAAGAATTTGCCAGAAAAATTGCACAGTTTTATCATTTAGACGAGAGTTTAATTACAGCTATTTCATCAGAAGATATAGGGCAGGATAAAAACAGACCAGTGAGAACAGGGTTTGATCTTTCTCATACAAAAGAACAATTAGGATATAGACCTAAAAGCCTCACGGAAGCCCTGGTTATAATGGAAAATGAGTTTGCAAAATAA
- a CDS encoding CBS domain-containing protein gives MFIKEYISKDYPAFHLSDSLEEVKAIVQDFGYSHIFVKKNSVFLGNISTELIEESEAKHLNELSHHLERFAMLEDSTSLDSIRLLHTFNANVVPIINQNEKYLGYISCEDVFADFSKYPLFSENGAVLIVETATRNYSMTEIAKIVESNNGKFYGAFIYHMTEETIQIALKISSENLSSIDETFDRYNYIVVHKFYHNEKDDLLKDRFGFLQKYMEF, from the coding sequence ATGTTTATTAAGGAATATATTTCTAAAGACTATCCTGCCTTTCATCTATCAGATTCTCTGGAAGAAGTTAAAGCTATTGTGCAGGACTTTGGCTACTCCCATATTTTTGTAAAAAAGAATAGTGTATTTCTTGGAAATATAAGTACTGAGCTTATAGAAGAAAGTGAAGCCAAGCATCTTAATGAACTAAGTCATCACCTGGAAAGATTTGCGATGCTGGAAGACAGCACATCTTTGGACAGTATAAGACTTCTGCATACATTCAACGCGAATGTCGTTCCGATTATCAATCAGAATGAAAAGTATTTAGGCTACATTTCTTGCGAAGATGTTTTTGCGGATTTCTCTAAATATCCTTTGTTTTCAGAAAACGGAGCTGTCCTAATTGTAGAGACTGCTACCCGAAACTACTCCATGACCGAGATTGCAAAGATAGTGGAAAGTAATAACGGAAAATTTTATGGAGCCTTCATCTATCACATGACTGAAGAAACAATTCAGATAGCACTGAAAATAAGCAGCGAAAACCTTAGCTCTATTGACGAAACATTTGACAGGTACAACTATATTGTGGTTCACAAATTTTACCACAATGAAAAAGATGACTTATTAAAAGATCGTTTTGGTTTTTTACAAAAATATATGGAATTTTGA
- a CDS encoding NAD kinase produces the protein MKAAIYTQKRDLDTFLYLSRFISELNKRNVTAVLHKDTAEGLQFSKVFPIFSNKEDLKDQEIDYFFSFGGDGTILNALIFVQDLGIPVVGVNTGRLGFLASFTKEEVFDNIDKVLNKELIITQRSVIKVNGVNIDFPYALNDVTISRKETTSMITVNSYINDEFLNVFWGDGLIISTPTGSTAYSLSCGGPIISPENDNFAITPIAPHNLNVRPLILKDDVKIRLKVESRVPQYSLSLDSRLYHIDTLEEISLEKAPFTLSLVQPDDISFFETIRQKLLWGNDKRN, from the coding sequence ATGAAGGCAGCTATATACACACAAAAGAGAGATCTGGATACATTTCTATATCTAAGCAGGTTTATCTCTGAGCTCAACAAACGAAATGTTACCGCTGTACTTCATAAGGACACCGCCGAAGGATTACAGTTTTCCAAGGTTTTTCCTATTTTTTCAAACAAAGAAGATCTTAAAGATCAGGAGATTGATTATTTTTTCAGTTTTGGTGGAGACGGCACTATTCTAAATGCATTAATCTTTGTGCAGGATCTTGGCATTCCTGTAGTTGGTGTTAATACCGGAAGATTAGGATTTCTGGCAAGCTTTACCAAAGAAGAAGTTTTTGACAATATAGACAAAGTTCTGAATAAAGAACTTATCATTACCCAAAGATCAGTTATTAAGGTAAACGGTGTCAATATAGATTTTCCATATGCGCTGAATGATGTTACTATTTCCAGAAAAGAAACAACCTCTATGATTACGGTAAATTCTTATATCAATGATGAGTTTCTGAATGTTTTCTGGGGCGATGGACTTATTATTTCAACTCCGACAGGATCCACTGCCTATTCATTGAGTTGTGGCGGACCTATTATATCTCCGGAGAATGATAATTTTGCTATTACACCAATTGCACCACACAACCTTAATGTAAGACCGTTGATATTAAAAGACGATGTAAAAATCCGACTGAAAGTTGAAAGTCGTGTACCGCAATATTCACTTTCTCTGGATTCCAGGTTATATCATATCGATACTTTGGAAGAAATTTCTCTTGAAAAAGCGCCATTCACACTGTCTTTAGTGCAACCTGATGACATTAGCTTTTTTGAAACAATAAGGCAAAAACTACTTTGGGGGAACGATAAAAGAAATTGA